Within the Gossypium raimondii isolate GPD5lz chromosome 12, ASM2569854v1, whole genome shotgun sequence genome, the region AGGATGAGTCAATTGTACATCATTGTGCTAGTGTTGGTGATGTTGAGGTAGGACAGAGTGAATTTTTGTACATGTATTTTTCGCCTTTGatagataatctaaaaagtCTCGACTCATTTGTGGTTTAGGGTCTGAAAACTGCACTAACCTCTGGTGCTGACAAGGATGAAGAAGATGCAGAGGGGAGGACGGCATTACATTTTGCATGTGGTTATGGCGAGGTACGATAATTTTATACTTGAAATCTGAGTAGTCCCTACTGCTGCATTACCTGACTAATGAAGTAGTTTTGTCTATCGAGGACAAACTTGTGTGGAAAATCTGATGGGTTTAACAACTGATTGTTACAAGTATTCAATACTAGTCTCAAATGCCGGGGGACACCTCTAGTCTAGTAGTTTAGGAGAGTTTGTAGGAGATTGGGTTCTTGGGCTAGTTTTAAGTTATGTTTCTTAGTAAAGATTTCAGGCAAAGGGATAGATTCAATGTCATGTTTATTACCTGGGGGTAAAGCTAATACACTAGTGATTTTATTATTGTAGATGAAATGTGCACAGATCCTTGTTGAAGCTGGAGCAAGAGTGGATGCTTTGGACAAGAATAAGAATACTGCACTTCATTATGCAGCTGGTTATGGAAGGAAAGACTGTGTGGCCCTTCTACTGGAGAACGGGGCTGCCGTGTAAGTAAACAAACTCGTTGGGTAACCATTGATATGGATATTGACttgtttatgtaatttattttattttattttttatggcaGCACACTCCAAAACATGGATGGCAAGACCCCCATTGAAGTAGCCCAGCTGAACAATCAGCATGAGGTAGTAAAGTTGTTGGAGAAGGATGGGTTTTTGTGAGTTGGGAGGGGGCACTGGCATGTGTGCATGGGAAGGTGCTGCTTGCATTGCGCCCATGAATTAAATTGTACCTCCAGGAAAAAGGAGGTAAAGTGGTAAActcaaaacaataaataaataaaatatatactgaatacaataataataataaacgcATGCCAGAATTTATGTGAAAACATAGAAGTTATATGAACGAAAGATCTGTAGATGAAGACTGGTAGCCAACAACAATGTTTATTGTGTTTTTGTTAATCACAGTTAACAATAAAGTCATTTCATCACTTAAATTCTACAATTATTCTATAATgcttaattgataaaaggagGAAGGAGGGTGGTTCACACATTAGGAGAAAGAAAGGTCCCGAGCATAGAAGTCGAGGGTTGAAGAAGACTTCTCCTAAAGTCAAGTATGCCCATTTATAAATGATAGGCGAGGGCGACCAACTCTTGGCCCTAGCCTCGACATGTGGTCTACATTTATCTTGTCACGATTGATTACTTAAGGTGTTGTGGATAAATGATGATAAGATTAATATAGATCAAACAAGGTTCACGTGTGATTCATGCAAAGAAGAGTCCAacacttatttttaataaagtaaataagaGATATTTCATGCGCGACGCATACATACACCTACGAAGGTgcgagagaaaaaagaaaagggagggGGGAGGCCAAGAAGCTACCATCTGCCAAATTGCAGTGAAAATAGGATCCACACTCTTCACGCCGGtctctttctttctatttttattttacacaaatttAAAAGGAGATTAGGGCAATTGACATTTTCCAAACACTGTAACCATCGATGATCTACTACTCACCATGTCATTCCTTTTTGTTCAAAGagaattaaatcgtaaaaatataaatttaggtaactattaataaaaaagaaaattggaacatAATTCGGATCCAACGACTGTATATAAACTCGTGATCGTTCAAGATTTACATGTTTCACATTATCTCGTATATCTTGCTCTGAGCTGCCTCTGCGTGCGGGGGCAGGATCGGAGATTGTTTGGTCGGCGAAGTTTCAGACCTGTCTTTGTAGTCCAATCGACTGCTAATATTCGAGTTGGATTGCGACAATGGAGGCAGAGAAGAAACATTCATCAGCCGTTTCTAATGTGGGAGCTTGGGCAATGAACGTTATTAGCTCCGTCGGGTTAATCATGGCCAACAAGCAACTCATGTCCCCTACCGGTCATGCCTTCGCTTTTGGTCTGTTTCctttatttccttcttttttggTTTCTGTTTTATGATCGCCGGCAGATTTCTCAAATGTTACGTCGTTATGGTGATTGAATTTCTCGAAGTTTTGATTAGCCGATTCCTGTTGGGTTCCGATGCCTAAACAAAAATTCTGGGGGAAATGGCAAACCGTTTGGGCACATTCCCTTTCTAGATTGAGTTGGCGCCAATCTACCGCCATGTTTTTGCGTTCTTTCTATTTAAACTTCTTTCTCTAGCTTTCAGCAATTGCGTATATGCTGGATGAAAGACTTTTATCCTTCAgattttgctttttctttggcTTTATCAAGCAAGAAAACAATTCCTCTTCAAATTCATATCAAGTTTTAGATAATTTATACGTAACCATGCATTTCATAATCCAAAACCAATTCCAAATCTTCAAATTCATGTTCCCTTCTGTTTTtgcgtatatatatacacacaaatCAACTGCTGGAGCTGAACCACCTGTAAATTTACCTTATCACTCCATTCGTCCATTGACTCTCCTGGTCGTTTCGCCTCGAACCCTCCTTTCCTTGATTCATGGCGTGGCCATGATAGATGCAATTTTCAACAATCCTAGTCTATGCTTCTGCTTGTTATCTTCTTTACTTCTATCCcttaacttcaaaatttttttatgggatGATGAGTTGAGATGACTATTGATCTTCCAGAATTCAATCTGAAATCTCAGATTAGCCTAAGacaatgaaattattatatatttccaTCCCAATTTATCAAATCTGAGAAAGGCGCtacctttttcttttgctaatactgtaatttttaacatttcGTAGTAGTTTAGCCCATCTGGACTGGTCTTGCCATGTTTTAGCTTCTGTAAATCTAAAAAATGTCCTGCTTTTACAGCGACAACATTAACTGGGTTCCACTTTTGTACAACTGCCTTAATCGGTTTGGTGTCAAATGCCACTGGTTACACAACAAAAAAGAATGTTCCTTTGTGGGAGCTTCTTTGGTTCTCGGTTGTTGCCAATACTTCAATTACCGCGATGAACTTGAGCCTCATGTTGAATTCGGTTGGATTTTATCAGGTAAAATGACTCTTTAGTAAACACGAGAAAGATAGTACTAACTTTCATTCCTATTTACTTGATAAAAGTTCAAGTTCTTATCTTGGGTATTATCATTATGATTTAGATTTTAAAGCTAATCCTCCATGCTTATCATTGTAATACAGATTTCAAAGCTAAGTATGATTCCTGTTGTTTGTTTTCTGGAATGGCTCCTCAATGGTAAACATTACTCGAGTAAAGTCAAGATGgcagtggtggtggtggtgattGGTGTGGGTGTTTGTACAGTTACTGATGTAAAAATTAACGCGCATGGCTTTCTTTGTGCCTGTGTAGCTGTCCTATCTACCTCCTTACAACAAATTGTAAGCATTTCTCATTATACCATTCTTTTGTTTGCTTGAAAGCGTCTCTCCTTTACCTCTTTGATCATCATTTAATACTCAATGTATGCTTCTGTTTGTATTGATTAACAATGTTCGTGGAACAGTCAATTGGGTCCTTACAGAAGAAGTACTCAATAGGATCTTTTGAACTGCTTAGCCAAACAGCTCCAATCCAAGCTTTATCTCTTTTGTTGCTTGGTCCATTCGTTGATTACTTCCTCACTGGCAAGTTACTAGCAAGTTATAAGATCTCCTCAGCTGCATTTGTAAGTATTCCTTGTCTCTTAAAAACAAAGTTTGACGATTTTTATGAGGAGAAATCTGATATGGGTATGAAACGGGGGGGAATGTGCAGTTTTTCATAGTACTGTCATGTTCCTTAGCTGTTTTCTGCAACATAAGCCAGTACCTGTGCATTGGACGATTCTCGGCAGTGTCTTTCCAAGTGCTAGGACACATGAAAACAGTATGCGTGTTGATATTAGGATGGATGCTGTTTGATTCAGAGCTGACATTGAAAAACATACTAGGGATGAGCATAGCTGTGAATGGGATGATAATATATAGTTGGGCAGTTGAGGGAGATAAGCCAATGCAATACCGAAAAGATGCTACATCAGATGTAAAGGTACTGATGAAGCAAGTGGACGGCTCATCACTACTCAAGGACGTTGAGCTTGGCAAATCTCAAGGATAGTTGTTGCCCAAAATCTTAgggatttttgtttttccaatAACTGGCTAACCACCGGTTGTTCA harbors:
- the LOC105762685 gene encoding UDP-rhamnose/UDP-galactose transporter 1 translates to MEAEKKHSSAVSNVGAWAMNVISSVGLIMANKQLMSPTGHAFAFATTLTGFHFCTTALIGLVSNATGYTTKKNVPLWELLWFSVVANTSITAMNLSLMLNSVGFYQISKLSMIPVVCFLEWLLNGKHYSSKVKMAVVVVVIGVGVCTVTDVKINAHGFLCACVAVLSTSLQQISIGSLQKKYSIGSFELLSQTAPIQALSLLLLGPFVDYFLTGKLLASYKISSAAFFFIVLSCSLAVFCNISQYLCIGRFSAVSFQVLGHMKTVCVLILGWMLFDSELTLKNILGMSIAVNGMIIYSWAVEGDKPMQYRKDATSDVKVLMKQVDGSSLLKDVELGKSQG